In a single window of the Heliangelus exortis chromosome 1, bHelExo1.hap1, whole genome shotgun sequence genome:
- the LOC139791296 gene encoding UDP-glucose:glycoprotein glucosyltransferase 2-like, which yields MKYIFIQIVRSDLKELRDLDLNGAPYGYTPFCDSRKEMDGYRFWKSGYWASHLGKRKYHISALYVVDLKKFRKIAAGDRLRGQYQALSQDPNSLSNLDQDLPNNMIHQVAIKSLPQEWLWCETWCDDESKKKAKTIDLCNNPQTKEPKLKAAARIVPEWIEYDSEIRTLIQQIEKEKKNLTSVFQKGLKHDEL from the exons atgaaatatatttttattcagattgTGAGAAGTGACCTAAAAGAACTCAGGGACCTAGACCTCAATGGAGCTCCCTATGGATACACACCCTTCTGTGACAGCCGTAAGGAAATGGACGGGTACCGTTTCTGGAAATCAGGATACTGGGCATCACATCTTGGGAAAAGGAAATACCATATTAG TGCCTTATATGTTGTGGATCTTAAGAAGTTCAGAAAGATTGCAGCAGGAGATCGCCTTCGGGGCCAGTACCAGGCTCTTAGTCAAGATCCAAACAGTCTGTCAAATCTAGATCAG GATCTTCCCAATAATATGATTCATCAAGTAGCTATTAAGTCGCTCCCTCAGGAATGGCTTTGGTGTGAAACCTGGTGTGATGATGAATCCaagaaaaaagctaaaaccATAGACTTG TGCAACAATCCTCAGACCAAAGAACCAAAATTAAAGGCTGCTGCCCGGATAGTTCCTGAGTGGATTGAGTATGACTCTGAGATACGGACGTTAATACAACaaattgaaaaagagaaaaaaaatctaacatcAGTCTTTCAAAAAG GTCTTAAGCACGATGAACTGTAG